The Rhinoderma darwinii isolate aRhiDar2 chromosome 11, aRhiDar2.hap1, whole genome shotgun sequence genome window below encodes:
- the LOC142663430 gene encoding uncharacterized protein LOC142663430: MDEGRSHLPEKILRLTLEIINFLTGEAYGPVKKSNVKVPPTHSFIQKKSNILDLTNQIIELLTGEVPIRCQDVAVYFSMEEWEYLEDHKDLYKEVMMEDHLDRTPPGKRDLYKDVMMEDHRNRTSPGKRDLYKDVMMEDHRNRTSPGKRDLYKDVMMEDHRPLTSPGKRDLYKDVMMEDHRNRTSPGKRDLYKDVMMEDHRNRTSPGNRDLYNDVMMEDQQPLAPPGKRHWSRNTNKPETFLSLPDPQDTEGETYNRSQNYQDEDLIHIKVELTEETGEAYGGCKEDNPTQISPNGQSSCNIAEDFSVFQDRGMENNISEGPPSEKNIYPNTHQLLHCTDTASDLPAHGVRFPINSAIVTHRGYRVYPCPECGRFFRKGDLTRHQRVHTGEKPFPCSECDKCFSRKSLLDYHQRTHTGEKPFPCPECGKCFARKSFLDAHLRIHTGEKPYPCPECGKSFRQESELITHKKTHTEEKPFLCSECGKCFILKSYLLKHLKIHTMENPFVCLKCNKCFTQKSELVLHQAVHATEMSY; this comes from the exons ATGGACGAGGGGAGGAGTCACCTGCCTGAGAAGATATTAAGGCTTACCCTGGAAATTATTAACTTTcttactggagag GCTTATGGACCTGTAAAAAAGTCAAACGTGAAAGTGCCTCCAACTCACTCATTCATACAAAAGAAAAGTAATATCCTGGACCTCACCAACCAGATCATCGAGCTGCTGACGGGGGAG gttcctataagatgtcaggatgtcgctgtctatttctccatggaggagtgggagtatctagaagaccacaaggatctgtacaaagaggtcatgatggaggaccacctggACCGCACAcctccgggtaagagggatctctacaaggacgtcatgatggaggaccaccggaaccgcacatcgccgggtaagagggatctgtacaaggatgtcatgatggaggaccaccggaaccgcacatcgccgggtaagagggatctgtacaaggacgtcatgatggaggaccaccggcccctcacatcaccggggaagagggatctgtacaaggacgtcatgatggaggaccaccggaaccgcacatcaccggggaaaagggatctgtacaaggacgtcatgatggaggaccaccggaaccgcacatcaccgggtaaTAGGGATCTGTACaacgacgtcatgatggaggaccagcaGCCCCTCGCACCACCGGGGAAGAGAC ATTGGTCCAGGAACACAAATAAACCCGAAACATTTCTCAGTCTTCCTGATCCGCAGGATACAGAAGGAGAAACATACAATCGCTCTCAAAATTACCAG GATGAGGACCTGATTCATATTAAAGTTGAACTTACAGAAGAAACGGGAGAGGCATATGGAGGATGTAAGGAGGATAATCCTACACAGATCAGCCCGA ATGGGCAAAGCAGCTGCAATATCGCGGAGGACTTTTCTGTCTTTCAAGATCGGGGAATGGAAAACAATATCTCAGAAGGTCCTCCAAGTGAAAAGAACATTTACCCAAATACACATCAATTGCTACACTGTACCGATACAGCATCAGATCTCCCTGCACATGGGGTCCGTTTTCCTATTAACTCTGCTATTGTTACACATAGAGGATATAGAGTATATCCCTGTCCTGAATGTGGCAGATTCTTTCGGAAAGGGGATCTTACCAGACACCAGAGGGTCCATACAGGGGAAAAACCATTTCCATGTTCGGAATGTGACAAATGTTTTTCTCGGAAATCTCTTCTTGATTATCATCAGAGGACCCACACCGGGGAGAAACCATTCCCGTGTCCAGAATGTGGCAAGTGTTTTGCTCGGAAATCTTTTCTTGATGCTCATCTGAGGATCCACACCGGGGAGAAACCATACCCGTGTCCAGAATGTGGCAAGAGTTTTAGACAGGAATCAGAACTTATTACCCATAAAAAAACTCACACCGAAGAGAAGCCATTTctgtgttcagaatgtgggaaatgttttatactGAAATCCTACCTACTCAAACATCTAAAAATTCACACCATGGAGAACCCTTTTGTATGTCTGAAATGTAACAAATGCTTTACCCAGAAATCAGAACTTGTTCTACATCAGGCAGTCCACGCCACGGAGATGTCTTATTGA